The Pricia mediterranea genome includes a window with the following:
- a CDS encoding cbb3-type cytochrome c oxidase subunit II yields the protein MFDFHKNHRLLVLAAFLGFVTLSFIVAVFPAYQMQDVAPLPDQPALTADEREGLHVYIDQGCVACHTQQVRNIEMDNVWGNRPSIPSDYYYSKERMDVWRQSPSLLGSERTGPDLTDIGRRQSSQDWHLLHLFNPRSVVGESVMPSYPWLFEVVDSSSVREDDVVVNLPDAFAAPSGQAVVAKEEAMQLVAYLQSLKQTELPDGRTEEFIPALRKIQTQGMGDEGKSMGLDGGSLYKQACAVCHQDNGKGVAGAFPPLAGSEIVNDEDPELMIKIILQGYDARSEYSVMQAFADQLSDAEIAAIATHERSSWGNSASEVTEEDVKKIRDFIEQGATQ from the coding sequence ATGTTCGATTTTCATAAAAATCATAGACTGCTGGTCTTGGCTGCTTTCTTGGGGTTTGTCACCTTGAGCTTTATCGTGGCCGTATTTCCCGCTTATCAGATGCAAGATGTAGCGCCTTTGCCCGATCAGCCCGCATTGACAGCCGACGAGCGCGAGGGATTGCACGTGTATATCGACCAAGGTTGTGTGGCCTGCCATACCCAGCAGGTACGGAATATAGAAATGGACAATGTATGGGGCAATCGACCTTCCATTCCCTCGGATTATTATTACAGTAAGGAGCGGATGGATGTTTGGCGGCAGTCGCCTTCCCTCTTGGGAAGTGAGCGCACCGGACCCGACCTCACCGATATCGGGCGACGGCAATCCAGTCAGGACTGGCATTTGTTACATCTTTTTAACCCGCGGTCGGTGGTCGGCGAATCGGTGATGCCGTCGTATCCGTGGCTGTTCGAGGTGGTAGACAGTAGCTCGGTAAGGGAAGACGATGTGGTGGTCAACCTACCGGACGCCTTTGCGGCCCCGTCAGGGCAAGCGGTCGTTGCCAAAGAGGAGGCCATGCAACTGGTCGCCTACCTACAATCGTTAAAGCAAACCGAACTGCCCGATGGCCGTACGGAGGAATTCATCCCAGCCTTGCGAAAAATACAGACGCAGGGAATGGGCGACGAGGGAAAAAGTATGGGACTGGATGGTGGGAGTCTCTACAAGCAGGCCTGCGCGGTCTGCCATCAAGATAATGGGAAAGGGGTGGCCGGCGCGTTCCCTCCCTTGGCAGGCAGCGAGATCGTCAATGACGAAGATCCCGAATTAATGATCAAGATCATATTGCAGGGGTACGATGCCCGAAGCGAATATTCCGTGATGCAGGCCTTCGCCGACCAGCTTTCCGACGCGGAAATTGCAGCCATCGCCACACATGAACGCAGCAGCTGGGGCAACAGTGCTTCCGAAGTCACGGAAGAAGACGTCAAAAAGATCAGGGACTTTATCGAACAGGGAGCGACGCAATAA
- a CDS encoding lipoate--protein ligase, which produces MIFIDNNGHTDPRLNLALEEYVLRNFSPTQDYLMFYINEPSIIIGRNQNTLEEINHQYVEDHNIHVVRRISGGGAVYHDFGNLNFSFITKHDGTRLSNFEKFTAPVIRVLRNLGLDAALKGRNDIQVVEKKISGTAQFSTGKRMVSHGTLLYDTDLGEVVNALNVKMSKIQSKGHKSVRSRVANISDYLERSLSIEDFRKLLLEGLYEGNEPFEEYRLTAEEWQGVRELKQEKYDTWDWNYGRSPRFNIQRTKRFPLGEVDLRIFVEKGRIKDFKIYGDFFGKEPLEDLEKLFLGIRYIKEDISSVLQEIYITPYFGSLPKNDFIDLIYGEDEEGVKI; this is translated from the coding sequence ATGATTTTTATAGACAACAACGGCCATACCGACCCACGTCTGAACCTTGCCCTCGAAGAATATGTGCTTCGAAACTTTAGTCCCACGCAAGATTATTTGATGTTCTATATTAACGAGCCCTCCATTATCATAGGACGAAACCAAAACACACTCGAAGAAATCAACCACCAGTACGTAGAAGACCACAACATTCACGTGGTGCGCAGAATATCCGGAGGGGGGGCGGTATATCACGATTTCGGCAATCTCAATTTTAGTTTTATCACCAAGCACGACGGAACGCGCCTGAGCAATTTCGAGAAATTTACGGCGCCGGTGATCCGCGTACTCCGAAACTTAGGCCTAGATGCCGCACTTAAGGGCCGTAACGATATTCAGGTGGTCGAGAAAAAAATTTCGGGTACCGCGCAGTTCTCTACCGGAAAGCGGATGGTCAGCCATGGCACCCTGCTTTACGATACCGACCTCGGGGAAGTGGTCAACGCGCTGAACGTGAAAATGTCCAAAATTCAAAGTAAAGGCCATAAATCGGTACGCAGCAGGGTGGCCAACATTTCTGACTATCTAGAGCGTTCGCTCAGCATTGAGGATTTTCGAAAATTGCTGCTCGAGGGGCTGTATGAAGGCAACGAACCCTTCGAAGAATACCGACTTACCGCTGAAGAGTGGCAGGGCGTGCGGGAACTGAAGCAAGAAAAATACGATACGTGGGATTGGAATTATGGCCGCTCGCCCAGGTTCAATATCCAGAGAACCAAACGCTTTCCCTTGGGGGAAGTGGACCTACGGATCTTTGTTGAAAAAGGACGTATCAAGGATTTTAAAATCTATGGGGATTTCTTCGGAAAAGAACCTTTGGAAGACCTGGAAAAACTCTTTCTTGGAATCCGATATATAAAAGAGGATATTTCCAGCGTACTTCAGGAGATTTATATCACCCCCTATTTCGGCAGCCTCCCTAAAAACGATTTTATCGATTTGATCTATGGCGAAGACGAGGAGGGTGTTAAGATTTGA
- a CDS encoding cytochrome C has protein sequence MEDNRIIKVYLDDEPRPFAEFSPPVKFVLDTTKIPDGKHSLKIVARSSSNVEGIRIIPFEVRNGPEISVVGLKKNEVIDTQVPITINAYGSETKDSFVIKGSETPQAIPAWVWALIIAFGGFALFYVIMYWDPDLYKSFF, from the coding sequence ATGGAGGACAATAGGATCATAAAAGTTTACTTGGACGATGAGCCCCGACCCTTTGCGGAATTCTCGCCTCCGGTCAAGTTCGTGCTAGACACGACCAAGATACCCGATGGCAAACATTCCCTTAAGATCGTAGCCCGATCCTCGAGCAATGTCGAGGGCATTCGGATTATTCCCTTTGAAGTGCGAAACGGTCCCGAGATTTCGGTAGTAGGCCTGAAGAAAAACGAGGTAATCGATACCCAAGTTCCCATTACTATAAACGCCTACGGCAGTGAGACCAAAGACTCGTTCGTAATCAAGGGGTCGGAAACCCCGCAGGCCATTCCCGCCTGGGTGTGGGCCTTGATTATCGCCTTTGGCGGATTTGCCCTCTTTTACGTTATTATGTACTGGGACCCCGATCTCTACAAATCCTTTTTCTGA
- the trhA gene encoding PAQR family membrane homeostasis protein TrhA translates to MKVPDRETQIQIELVNGIVHGFGIILGIVGIPILIAFAIKSDNTPGVIGAAIYGFCFLQLFTFSTLYHSFQHAGAKRIFEILDHISIYFLIAGTYTPFLLIYMNNAFGITLLSVLWGLTALGIVFKIFFTGKWNVVSTLFYIAMGCILVVGGRTFFEAIPTTIMTMIVIGGVLYLLGVIFYLWEKYPYNHAIWHFFVLAAAVCHYVAILLAV, encoded by the coding sequence ATGAAAGTCCCTGATCGCGAAACACAAATTCAGATAGAGCTCGTCAATGGCATCGTTCATGGCTTCGGGATTATTTTGGGGATCGTGGGCATTCCGATCTTGATCGCGTTCGCCATTAAAAGCGATAACACCCCGGGGGTCATCGGGGCGGCCATATACGGATTCTGTTTTTTACAGCTTTTTACCTTCTCTACGCTCTATCATAGTTTTCAACATGCCGGAGCCAAGCGTATCTTTGAGATTTTGGACCACATCAGTATCTATTTCCTGATAGCGGGCACCTACACTCCTTTTTTGCTGATCTACATGAACAATGCCTTTGGGATCACCCTGCTGTCGGTATTATGGGGACTCACCGCATTGGGAATCGTTTTCAAGATTTTCTTTACCGGCAAATGGAATGTCGTCTCCACCCTGTTCTACATCGCCATGGGATGCATTCTGGTTGTTGGCGGTCGCACTTTCTTCGAGGCCATTCCAACAACCATAATGACCATGATCGTAATAGGGGGCGTACTCTATCTTTTAGGCGTTATTTTCTACTTGTGGGAAAAATACCCGTACAACCACGCGATTTGGCATTTTTTTGTCCTGGCCGCGGCTGTCTGCCACTATGTGGCCATTCTACTTGCCGTTTAA
- a CDS encoding type II toxin-antitoxin system death-on-curing family toxin, protein MHEVLIEKFRGTNGLKDRRDLESSLNRPYTTFDQKELYPSPIDKAAAILESILINHPFVDGNKRTGYVLMRLTLMNDGLDIEATQNDKYDFVIKSQRAKSISIR, encoded by the coding sequence ATCCATGAGGTTCTAATCGAAAAATTCAGGGGTACGAACGGACTTAAAGATCGGCGCGATCTCGAATCATCATTGAACAGACCCTATACTACTTTCGACCAAAAGGAACTTTATCCGAGTCCAATTGATAAGGCCGCGGCTATTTTAGAGAGTATTTTGATAAATCATCCCTTTGTCGATGGCAACAAACGGACAGGTTATGTATTGATGAGACTAACCCTAATGAACGATGGACTTGACATCGAGGCGACACAAAATGATAAATATGACTTTGTGATCAAGTCGCAAAGGGCGAAATCGATATCGATAAGATAA
- a CDS encoding cbb3-type cytochrome c oxidase subunit I, with the protein MKKAAISLGLSIALFPASGWAQAEPISSDNWISSPGIIGTFILIFIVLFVAAIIFLAKLNSYVDTLKYRQFDKKKMEFDEELMALEPGEIDDILDKRKRALRYKLTGTELGGNERVVDEKGLVNRVTHEPENPLVDEKKKTPIEIETPEQLKKIVIYYLGAAVFWLVFGTLVGQYVGMKFVWPEMDSVSWLSFGRLRPVHTNAVFWGWTSLAMIGLGYFVIARTSNTKIYSYKAASWAWILINLTVLLGTISLMAGINNGGGEYREYIWPVMLLFAVGLVITFWNFYKTVATRTISDIYVSNWYILAALIWTIVLWAIGYMPFFQNGLGETVIQGYYMHQGVGMWFMTFTLGLIYYYLPSALNKPIYSYSLGVLAFWTQMLFYTMIGTHHFVFSPLPWWLQTTAIVFSAGMFIPVVAGTTNFLMTMKGSWSHISKSYVLPFFLVGVIFYFVGSTQGSLQAFRFTNYVWHFTDFNVAHSHMTMYGIIAFVLWACFYTILPKLTGKEPPQIFVGAHFWMAFLGLFAYMVSLMAGGTYKGLSWIDGNAFIESVILMKPYWVWRAIGGSAMFISHLIFAYNFYYMVSSKKPIKSLDAPVLEQANP; encoded by the coding sequence ATGAAAAAAGCTGCGATATCCTTAGGACTGTCGATTGCGCTATTCCCCGCTTCAGGATGGGCACAGGCAGAACCCATCTCCTCGGATAATTGGATTTCAAGTCCGGGGATAATCGGCACCTTTATCCTGATATTTATCGTGCTCTTCGTTGCGGCGATTATCTTTTTGGCCAAACTCAATTCATACGTCGATACGTTAAAGTACAGACAGTTCGATAAGAAAAAAATGGAGTTCGATGAAGAATTGATGGCGCTGGAACCAGGGGAGATCGACGACATTCTCGATAAACGAAAAAGAGCATTGAGATACAAATTGACCGGTACGGAACTGGGCGGCAACGAACGGGTGGTGGATGAAAAGGGCCTGGTAAACCGGGTCACTCACGAACCGGAGAATCCGCTGGTCGATGAGAAGAAGAAAACACCCATTGAAATCGAGACCCCGGAACAGCTCAAGAAAATCGTGATCTATTACTTGGGCGCCGCCGTGTTTTGGCTCGTTTTCGGCACATTGGTAGGTCAATACGTGGGCATGAAGTTCGTCTGGCCCGAGATGGACAGCGTGTCATGGCTCTCTTTTGGCCGCCTCCGCCCCGTGCATACCAATGCCGTTTTTTGGGGATGGACATCCTTGGCCATGATCGGACTAGGCTATTTCGTGATCGCACGGACTTCCAATACCAAAATCTATAGTTATAAGGCAGCTTCCTGGGCCTGGATATTGATCAATCTGACCGTGCTTTTGGGTACCATAAGCCTTATGGCGGGCATCAACAATGGTGGAGGGGAATACCGGGAGTACATTTGGCCGGTCATGCTGCTTTTCGCCGTCGGCCTCGTCATTACGTTCTGGAATTTCTACAAAACCGTGGCCACCCGGACGATATCGGACATCTACGTGTCCAACTGGTACATCCTCGCGGCCTTGATCTGGACCATCGTATTGTGGGCGATCGGGTATATGCCTTTCTTTCAGAACGGTCTCGGCGAGACTGTAATCCAAGGCTACTATATGCACCAAGGGGTGGGCATGTGGTTTATGACCTTTACTCTCGGCCTGATCTATTATTACTTGCCCTCGGCCTTGAATAAGCCGATTTATTCCTATTCGTTGGGCGTACTGGCGTTTTGGACGCAAATGTTGTTCTATACCATGATCGGTACGCACCATTTCGTGTTCAGTCCCCTCCCCTGGTGGCTGCAGACGACCGCGATCGTTTTCAGTGCGGGCATGTTCATTCCGGTAGTGGCGGGTACCACCAACTTTTTGATGACCATGAAGGGCAGTTGGAGCCATATTTCGAAAAGCTACGTACTTCCCTTTTTTTTGGTGGGTGTCATCTTCTATTTTGTCGGTTCGACACAAGGTAGTTTGCAAGCCTTCCGGTTTACCAACTACGTTTGGCATTTTACCGATTTTAATGTGGCGCATTCGCACATGACCATGTACGGAATTATTGCTTTTGTACTTTGGGCCTGTTTTTATACCATTTTACCCAAGTTGACCGGCAAAGAGCCTCCCCAGATTTTCGTAGGCGCACATTTTTGGATGGCATTTCTCGGTCTTTTTGCCTATATGGTATCCCTTATGGCCGGTGGTACTTACAAGGGATTGAGCTGGATAGACGGAAACGCGTTCATCGAATCGGTTATTTTGATGAAGCCCTACTGGGTCTGGCGTGCCATCGGGGGATCGGCCATGTTTATTTCCCACCTGATATTCGCCTATAATTTTTACTATATGGTGAGCAGTAAGAAGCCCATAAAATCTTTGGATGCCCCAGTACTTGAACAGGCAAACCCTTAA
- a CDS encoding exodeoxyribonuclease III has protein sequence MRIVSWNVNGIRAIVKKDFFQSIEKLRPDILCLQETKAQNEETATALEPLENFNTHLNAADRKGYAGTAILSKERPVSFTNDMGVAEHDMEGRVQCAEYDNFFLVNVYVPNSGRELVRLDYRQKWDKDFLAYLKNLEKTKPVIACGDFNVAHRPIDLKNDKANYNKVAGYTQTEIDGMDRFLDTQFVDSFRLLHPDEVAYTYWSYRFKARERNTGWRIDYFLISEALVEKLKSVTIHSDIFGSDHCPIGIEIDL, from the coding sequence ATGCGTATCGTATCGTGGAACGTAAACGGCATCCGCGCCATCGTTAAAAAAGATTTTTTTCAATCCATCGAAAAGCTGCGGCCCGATATTCTTTGTCTGCAAGAAACAAAGGCCCAGAACGAAGAGACGGCGACCGCGCTGGAACCACTGGAAAACTTCAACACTCACTTAAATGCGGCGGATAGAAAGGGGTATGCCGGTACTGCGATTCTGAGCAAGGAAAGGCCCGTTTCCTTTACCAACGATATGGGGGTTGCGGAGCATGATATGGAAGGAAGGGTTCAATGTGCCGAGTACGATAACTTTTTCCTGGTCAACGTGTACGTGCCTAACTCCGGCCGGGAGCTGGTCCGTTTGGACTATCGTCAAAAATGGGATAAGGATTTTTTGGCCTATTTGAAGAATCTTGAAAAAACCAAGCCAGTAATAGCCTGCGGGGATTTTAACGTGGCGCATCGGCCCATCGACCTTAAAAACGATAAGGCCAATTATAATAAGGTTGCAGGCTATACCCAAACCGAAATCGACGGAATGGATCGATTTTTGGATACTCAGTTCGTCGATTCCTTCCGGCTGTTGCACCCCGATGAGGTCGCCTATACCTATTGGAGCTACCGGTTCAAGGCAAGGGAGCGTAATACCGGCTGGCGTATCGATTATTTTTTGATCAGTGAGGCTTTGGTCGAAAAATTGAAGTCGGTCACGATTCATTCCGATATTTTTGGGTCGGATCACTGCCCTATTGGAATTGAAATTGATCTATAA
- the ric gene encoding iron-sulfur cluster repair di-iron protein, which produces MEETLEKTIGQIVADDYRSAAVFEKFGIDFCCNGNRGIDQACGEKGLDADKLRKELDVALTDAPAETTDYKSWPLDLLADYIEKKHHRYVEERIPVLKQYLNKINKVHGARHPELGEIHDLFVASARELAMHMKKEELVLFPYIRKMVKVKQNGEKLDEPGFGTVKNPIQTMMHEHDNEGERFRQIERLSSDYTPPQDACNTYKVAFALLKEFQDDLHLHIHLENNILFPKAEEMECQLKA; this is translated from the coding sequence ATGGAAGAAACACTCGAAAAAACAATCGGCCAAATTGTCGCCGACGATTACAGAAGCGCAGCGGTATTCGAAAAATTCGGTATCGATTTTTGCTGCAACGGTAACCGGGGCATCGATCAGGCCTGCGGAGAAAAAGGTCTTGACGCCGATAAACTTCGAAAAGAACTTGACGTAGCTCTGACCGACGCCCCTGCCGAAACAACGGACTACAAATCTTGGCCGTTGGACCTATTGGCCGACTATATCGAAAAAAAACACCACCGATACGTCGAGGAACGGATTCCGGTGCTCAAGCAATACCTGAACAAGATTAATAAGGTACATGGTGCCAGACATCCCGAACTAGGAGAGATACACGATCTTTTTGTCGCCAGTGCCCGCGAACTCGCCATGCACATGAAAAAAGAGGAACTTGTTCTTTTCCCCTATATCCGCAAAATGGTCAAGGTAAAACAAAACGGCGAAAAGCTGGATGAGCCCGGTTTCGGTACCGTCAAAAACCCTATCCAGACGATGATGCACGAACACGATAACGAGGGGGAACGGTTCCGGCAGATCGAGAGATTGAGTAGTGACTACACTCCTCCCCAGGACGCCTGCAACACCTATAAAGTGGCCTTCGCCCTGCTGAAGGAGTTTCAAGACGACCTACACCTGCACATCCATTTAGAAAACAACATTCTCTTCCCCAAAGCGGAGGAAATGGAATGTCAGCTGAAGGCATAA
- a CDS encoding cupin domain-containing protein: MEVISKPELTPLIVGDSIKTMLIEGLAGTTMPPHHSTKEAVIVVHEGQALLKMPDSEHLLEKESVFVIPAGKEHALSIRKDFKAIAIMALDSEIEFISTKIIP, from the coding sequence ATGGAAGTAATAAGCAAACCCGAACTGACCCCGCTGATCGTGGGCGATTCGATAAAAACAATGCTGATCGAGGGTCTGGCCGGAACGACAATGCCCCCGCACCATAGCACCAAAGAAGCCGTAATCGTGGTGCATGAGGGCCAGGCCCTTTTAAAAATGCCGGACAGCGAGCATTTACTGGAAAAGGAATCCGTCTTTGTCATTCCCGCCGGCAAGGAACACGCACTCAGCATCAGAAAAGACTTTAAGGCCATAGCCATAATGGCCTTGGACTCGGAAATCGAATTCATATCAACTAAAATAATCCCTTAA
- a CDS encoding tryptophan 2,3-dioxygenase family protein: MSDTGENIKKKYESLGENPETYLEGLLHAKPITYWDYIEVDTLLSLQRPRTHFKDETIFIMYHQVTELLLKMMRHELEQIVESENISEEFLLTKIGRANRYTTMLITSFDIMKDGMDYDDYNEFRKTLTPASGFQSAQFRYIEILCTRLKNLVNDAGKKRLPSQPTVAQYFEHIYWQDAGLDRKTGKKTLTMRQFEEKYLESFIGLAKKVTGKTVEDRISEVENPSPALIEKLKEFDRLYNIEWPLVHLRTADHYLNSKGENKAATGGSHWKKYLHPKYQQRKFFPNLWTESEKENWGKQAPI, encoded by the coding sequence ATGTCCGATACCGGGGAAAACATCAAGAAAAAATACGAAAGCCTGGGCGAAAACCCGGAAACCTACCTAGAAGGCCTGTTACACGCCAAGCCCATTACCTATTGGGACTATATTGAGGTCGACACCCTACTTTCCCTTCAAAGGCCCCGTACCCATTTTAAAGACGAGACCATCTTTATCATGTACCACCAGGTCACGGAGCTGTTGCTTAAAATGATGCGGCACGAACTGGAACAGATCGTCGAATCAGAAAATATCAGTGAGGAATTTTTACTGACCAAGATCGGAAGGGCCAACCGCTATACCACCATGCTCATCACTTCCTTCGATATCATGAAAGACGGGATGGATTATGATGACTATAATGAATTCCGGAAAACCCTTACTCCTGCCAGTGGCTTCCAAAGCGCCCAGTTCCGGTATATCGAAATTCTATGCACCCGCTTGAAAAACCTGGTCAACGATGCGGGCAAGAAAAGGCTTCCCTCCCAACCCACCGTGGCACAATACTTCGAACATATTTATTGGCAGGATGCGGGACTGGACCGAAAAACCGGTAAAAAGACCCTGACCATGCGACAGTTTGAAGAAAAATATCTCGAAAGTTTTATCGGTCTTGCCAAAAAGGTGACCGGAAAGACCGTCGAAGATCGGATTTCGGAAGTTGAGAATCCTTCCCCGGCGCTTATCGAAAAATTAAAGGAATTCGATAGGTTGTACAATATCGAATGGCCGCTGGTTCACCTGCGTACCGCCGATCATTACCTGAACAGCAAGGGCGAGAACAAAGCCGCGACCGGAGGATCCCACTGGAAAAAATACCTGCACCCAAAATACCAACAACGTAAATTCTTTCCCAATTTATGGACGGAAAGCGAAAAGGAAAATTGGGGAAAGCAAGCTCCTATATAA
- a CDS encoding group III truncated hemoglobin: MKRDIQEFEDVKLLVDSFYAKIRKDELLGPIFNDIIQDRWPVHLEKMYTFWQTVLLGEHTYYGNPFMPHADLPVEKQHFDRWLDLFYQTLLQHFEGEKADEAKWRASKMAEMFQIKIANFRSSGSRPLI; this comes from the coding sequence ATGAAGCGTGACATACAAGAGTTCGAAGATGTGAAGCTTTTAGTGGATTCGTTCTATGCCAAGATACGGAAAGACGAACTGTTAGGCCCTATCTTTAATGATATTATCCAAGATCGATGGCCGGTACATCTGGAAAAAATGTACACCTTCTGGCAAACCGTCCTGCTGGGCGAACATACGTATTACGGAAACCCCTTTATGCCCCACGCAGACCTGCCCGTGGAGAAACAACATTTTGATCGATGGCTCGATCTGTTCTATCAAACCCTACTGCAGCATTTCGAGGGCGAAAAAGCGGACGAGGCCAAATGGCGCGCATCGAAGATGGCGGAAATGTTCCAAATTAAAATAGCAAATTTCAGAAGTTCCGGCTCAAGACCTTTAATATGA
- a CDS encoding RrF2 family transcriptional regulator, translating into MFSKACEYGIKAAIYIAMQSLQGRRVSLKEIAEKVDSPVAFTAKILHQLAKNDLLVSTKGPTGGFEIEKERIDQIKLADIVFAIDGDSIYEGCGLGLKKCNAEKPCPVHDKFVIVRDELKLMLQNTSLYELATGLEVGLTFLKR; encoded by the coding sequence ATGTTTTCCAAAGCCTGCGAATATGGGATTAAAGCTGCCATCTACATCGCCATGCAATCCTTGCAAGGCAGAAGGGTCAGTTTAAAAGAAATCGCAGAGAAGGTAGATTCTCCCGTAGCTTTTACAGCAAAGATCTTGCACCAATTGGCCAAAAACGACCTTCTTGTCTCCACCAAAGGTCCCACTGGCGGATTCGAGATCGAAAAGGAAAGAATTGATCAAATAAAATTGGCCGACATTGTGTTTGCCATCGATGGGGACTCCATTTACGAAGGGTGTGGACTTGGGCTCAAAAAATGCAATGCGGAAAAACCTTGCCCCGTGCATGATAAATTTGTGATCGTTCGTGACGAATTAAAACTTATGCTGCAAAATACCAGTCTGTACGAATTGGCAACCGGACTTGAAGTAGGACTGACATTCCTTAAGAGGTAA